AGCGGGCATATGGAAAACCTGCTCCTTAATGAAGAACAGTTGGCGGACAAGGGTATTACTTTTGTACCCACCAACAGGGGAGGGGATATCACCTACCATGGCCCGGGACAGGTAGTAGGGTATCCGATCCTGGACCTCGAACATTTTTTTACTGATATAGGCAAATACCTTCGTTTACTGGAAGAAGTCGTGATCCGCACACTGGCGGACTATGGCATCAAAGGAGACCGTTCTCCGGGAGAGACGGGCGTATGGCTGGATCCTGAAGATCCTAAAAAAGCCCGCAAGATCTGTGCGATGGGAGTACGTTGCAGCCGCTGGGTGACCATGCATGGTTTTGCACTGAATGTAAATACTGACCTGAATTACTTCAGTAACATTATTCCCTGCGGAATTGTGGATAAGAAAGTAGCTGCCATGCAGGAAGAGCTGGGCAGGGAAATTCCCCTGTCAGAAGTGAAGGAGAAATTATTAAAACATTTTGCCGAAGTCTTTGACGCGGTGATCGCATAAAAAAGAGGGTGTATCAGGAAAGATACACCCTCTTTTAATTTGGATACCTGATGGTATACCCTCTTTTTAGTTTCTATAGATGAGTGGGATGAATACATTCCACTTTTCCAGTACTTTTCCGTCTTCTAAAATTTCGAAATTGAACCAGCCGGCATGGAGGAAGATGGCTTTTTCCAGGATAAGGAAAGGCTCTTTTACCTCTTTGATGTCGAATAGGAAGCTTCCATCCTGTTCAAAAAACTTGATTACATATCTTTTATTGGGTGCTTCAGGCAGTTTGATATTCACATTGCCATCAGCAGTAGTATAAATGTAATTGGAAGGATGCCATACGATCTTCTCTTCTTTGGGTGCTTCCTTTTCCTTTACCGTGGCAGCTCCTTTGTCAGTCATTACAGGTGGCGGTGCGGTGGAGGTCGCTATACCTGCGGCTTTGGCTGCGGAGATAGCGGCTTTTACATCGGCGGCGGTCAGTTTTTCCCTGTCATTGATGGTGGAGTCCGGAACAGCCAGGACAACCTTGGTAAAAAAGTAGCGGCCGTTGTTAAAAATGATCAACATACGGTAATAGTTGGAGCCTGGTAATGGCTTACCGTCGTCGTAGGCACACCGGATATCTCCGGGATTGGCGATATAACCAATGGTATTAAAGTTCAGGACGCTGTCCAGCGAGCGCTGAACGCCGATCGACTTCACGTCTCTGAAACCCGATATAAATTCAAGACGGTTCTTCCCTGTTTGAATCAGGGCCGAAAATTCCGGAAATACCGGGAGTGGTTTTTGTTGAACCTGTTGAGCCTGTACTGAAAATACTAATGCTGATAGTGCTAATACTGTGACAATAAAAATTCGCGACAACTGCTTCATAAATTCCTGATTCCTGTAACTACAATTAGCTTCAAATATAGTAAACGCCTTTTTAAATATTCGTTAATATACTAATATACCGGGTAGAAGGAGAAAGATATTTTTCTTTAGTAGTGTAATAACCCTGGTTTGAGTGAAAGGTTGCCCTGTAATCCGCCTGAATGGATCAATAAAACCCTGCTTCCCGGGGGATATAAACCACTTTCTACATCTTTTTTAAATCCTTGTACCAATTTGCCTGTATACACTACATCCAATGGGATTTTAGTTTCATTATAAAAGTGATTCATGCATTCAATGAGGGCCGGAGTGACCTTTGCATACCCGCCACCATGGTGTTCATGAACCAATTCCCACTGGGGGGCACTGCGATCTTTCAGCAATGCTTTTACCTCTTCTGAAAGATAGTGTGCCCCTTTTAAAGCTACATACCCTTTTAGTTGCTGGGATGGCTCCGCACTATTAATCAACCCTGCCAGCGTTGTACCAGTCCCTACCGCACAAATAATGTGGGTAAAACGGGAAACATCCTGGATAGATAAGATCTCTTCACACCCTTCCGCACCTTCCGCATTATGCCCTCCTTCAGGCACAAAATAAGCATCCCGAAAGACCTCTTTCCAATCAATCGATTCTTTCTGTTTATACACCTCTCTTGTTACAAAATGCAACTGCATACCCTGTTGTTTTGCCAGTGCTAAAGTATGACTTAACACAGGCGCCGCTTCTCCCCGCACTACTGCCGTACACCGCA
This Chitinophaga sancti DNA region includes the following protein-coding sequences:
- a CDS encoding 1-aminocyclopropane-1-carboxylate deaminase/D-cysteine desulfhydrase; the encoded protein is MFDNRNIQLQNITPTWLPGTIQAAMLRLDLLHSEVSGNKWFKLQCNIAAAKADGMDHIVTFGGAYSNHLAATAAACRLLGMRCTAVVRGEAAPVLSHTLALAKQQGMQLHFVTREVYKQKESIDWKEVFRDAYFVPEGGHNAEGAEGCEEILSIQDVSRFTHIICAVGTGTTLAGLINSAEPSQQLKGYVALKGAHYLSEEVKALLKDRSAPQWELVHEHHGGGYAKVTPALIECMNHFYNETKIPLDVVYTGKLVQGFKKDVESGLYPPGSRVLLIHSGGLQGNLSLKPGLLHY
- the lipB gene encoding lipoyl(octanoyl) transferase LipB — encoded protein: MTNRTIHIQDLGVIEYQPAWDFQEQLLQENVRIKQARGRGELPANGVVETTNHFLFCEHPPVYTLGKSGHMENLLLNEEQLADKGITFVPTNRGGDITYHGPGQVVGYPILDLEHFFTDIGKYLRLLEEVVIRTLADYGIKGDRSPGETGVWLDPEDPKKARKICAMGVRCSRWVTMHGFALNVNTDLNYFSNIIPCGIVDKKVAAMQEELGREIPLSEVKEKLLKHFAEVFDAVIA